A single genomic interval of Methanorbis rubei harbors:
- a CDS encoding phosphoglycerate kinase: MKFGTLADVETRGKTVMVRVDLNSPIDPSSNTILDDKRFREHVPTIQALEESKVVVLAHQSRPGKKDFTTLEAHAERLERLLDMPVTYVDDIFGRCAKETVRKSHPGDVILLENVRFSAEENLTMKPEDSRYTHIVRKLSSMADIFVNDAFGTAHRSQPTITGLPFAMKTVAGLLMEKEVKNLSRVFTSAPKPVTFVLGGTKVDDSIAVAGYVLANGTADKVAIIGVVANVFYLAKGIDIGVPSANLIKILGYEDEVAKAKKILDTYSDKIVLPEFVAVKENGGRREYPVAATPADCPILDMGSESIGIFSELLRNSGTIVFNGPAGMFEERDFATGTYELLHAAAQSDFSVCGGGHTAAVIEQLGLEPQYSHLSTGGGACIEFLTGKKLPALDALEKSWELFGGKC; the protein is encoded by the coding sequence ATGAAATTTGGTACGCTTGCTGATGTGGAAACCCGCGGAAAAACCGTTATGGTTCGCGTGGATCTGAACTCGCCGATCGATCCTTCATCGAATACGATTCTTGATGACAAACGGTTCCGTGAGCATGTCCCAACCATTCAGGCTCTGGAAGAGTCCAAAGTTGTGGTGCTTGCGCATCAGAGCAGACCCGGCAAGAAGGACTTCACGACGCTTGAAGCACATGCCGAGCGGCTTGAGCGACTTCTCGACATGCCTGTGACATATGTTGATGATATTTTCGGCAGATGCGCGAAGGAGACGGTCCGCAAATCACATCCTGGCGATGTGATTCTTCTGGAGAATGTGAGATTCAGCGCAGAGGAAAATCTGACGATGAAGCCTGAGGACTCGCGGTACACGCACATCGTCAGAAAACTTTCTTCGATGGCGGATATTTTTGTGAACGATGCGTTCGGTACTGCACATCGCTCGCAGCCTACGATTACCGGCCTGCCGTTTGCGATGAAGACGGTTGCAGGTCTTCTGATGGAGAAGGAAGTCAAAAATCTGTCCCGCGTTTTTACCTCGGCTCCGAAACCGGTAACATTTGTTCTCGGCGGAACAAAAGTGGATGACTCGATTGCTGTTGCAGGTTACGTGCTTGCAAACGGTACTGCCGACAAGGTTGCAATTATCGGGGTTGTCGCGAATGTGTTTTATCTTGCAAAGGGTATCGATATCGGTGTGCCGTCAGCTAATCTGATCAAGATTCTCGGATATGAGGATGAGGTCGCGAAGGCAAAAAAGATTCTTGACACGTATAGCGACAAGATAGTTCTGCCTGAGTTTGTTGCGGTGAAAGAAAACGGCGGACGCCGTGAGTATCCGGTTGCGGCAACTCCGGCTGACTGCCCGATTCTTGATATGGGCAGTGAGTCTATCGGTATTTTTTCCGAGCTTCTCCGCAACTCAGGAACGATTGTGTTTAATGGTCCTGCGGGAATGTTTGAGGAGCGGGATTTTGCTACCGGTACGTATGAGCTTCTCCACGCAGCGGCACAGTCAGACTTCTCGGTCTGCGGCGGCGGCCATACGGCGGCGGTTATTGAGCAGCTCGGCCTTGAACCGCAGTACTCGCATCTGTCTACCGGCGGAGGGGCATGCATCGAGTTTCTGACCGGCAAAAAACTGCCGGCACTTGATGCACTGGAAAAGTCATGGGAACTGTTCGGCGGGAAATGCTGA
- a CDS encoding PKD domain-containing protein: MIGTILLVAITVVLVAIAGAMVLGFGDAVSGGKIIGVVPHTTGDDAKPLQLTFWGEDLVKMKGVQVAVATAEGVRIGSPVDNKTVFSDGVPVLIEFDESFAEGEYPMAITATFDDKTEQVIYTGKIRIGAIGKYLPEAKNRATPVIVIDNYKTIKDTKIAELRAIVLETEKNEPYKIIEYRWDFGDGNSSRNSVNNTIHQYAKKAGNYTVTLEIVYDDMTKNTANTTIIFEDGDSIETYLSDFKFTHPTGYHSTKLFHSSIVEMDHRLIQNDTVTLSIYLKTDQQMIDSKNGDKIGNVLSWDIIIEKSDSAGGNNRYTNTTVKPKGENNYQYKWSEIFNVGSNTWDPKKVEPGNSYTITLTLNLKDEPQLTREVKVIVY, encoded by the coding sequence GTGATCGGTACAATTCTCCTTGTCGCAATCACGGTTGTGTTGGTCGCGATTGCCGGGGCGATGGTTTTGGGATTTGGTGATGCGGTCAGCGGAGGAAAGATTATTGGAGTGGTGCCGCATACTACCGGAGATGATGCGAAGCCGCTACAGCTGACATTCTGGGGAGAAGATCTTGTGAAGATGAAGGGGGTGCAGGTGGCTGTTGCGACTGCTGAGGGGGTACGGATTGGTAGTCCTGTGGATAACAAGACAGTATTTTCTGACGGAGTGCCGGTACTGATTGAGTTTGATGAGAGTTTTGCGGAAGGCGAGTATCCCATGGCGATCACGGCGACGTTCGATGATAAGACGGAGCAGGTAATCTATACCGGAAAGATACGGATTGGGGCGATTGGGAAATACCTACCTGAAGCAAAGAATAGGGCAACTCCGGTAATTGTGATTGATAATTACAAGACTATTAAAGATACTAAAATAGCCGAACTCAGGGCGATTGTTTTGGAAACAGAAAAAAACGAACCATATAAGATCATAGAATATCGTTGGGATTTCGGCGATGGAAACTCAAGTAGAAACTCAGTTAACAATACCATCCACCAGTATGCAAAAAAAGCGGGTAACTATACAGTTACATTGGAAATCGTCTACGATGATATGACCAAAAACACAGCAAATACAACGATAATTTTCGAAGACGGCGATTCAATAGAGACGTATCTGAGTGATTTCAAATTTACCCATCCGACAGGATATCACTCGACCAAATTATTCCATTCAAGTATTGTTGAAATGGACCACAGACTCATACAAAATGACACCGTGACATTGTCAATATATTTAAAAACGGATCAGCAAATGATAGATAGTAAGAATGGGGATAAGATAGGGAATGTCCTCAGTTGGGATATTATAATAGAAAAATCTGACTCAGCTGGTGGTAACAATAGATATACGAATACGACCGTTAAACCAAAGGGTGAAAACAACTACCAATATAAGTGGAGCGAGATATTTAATGTAGGAAGTAACACGTGGGACCCTAAAAAAGTAGAACCAGGAAATTCGTATACGATCACGCTGACATTGAATTTAAAAGATGAACCACAACTCACCCGCGAAGTTAAGGTAATTGTGTACTAG
- a CDS encoding polyphosphate polymerase domain-containing protein yields the protein MKEQKFRHELKYYINHADYLTIRQRMSTIADTDEHADENGSYKIRSLYFDTPGDKALYEKLYGINNREKFRIRLYNDDDSFVRLEKKTKVNALTCKISAPVTRDQCEKLLVGDTDWMKNAGHALLTELYAKMRYEQLRPKTLVDYTREPFTYGPGNVRVTLDSNITTGIRTTDLFDPKMPTVSTYGVSVIILEVKYDNYLPDIIRNMIQVENRKATAFSKYAVARMFG from the coding sequence GTGAAAGAACAAAAATTCCGACATGAACTTAAATATTATATCAACCACGCAGACTACCTGACCATTCGTCAGCGTATGTCAACCATCGCAGACACTGACGAACATGCAGACGAAAACGGAAGCTACAAAATTCGCAGCCTCTACTTTGACACCCCTGGCGACAAAGCCCTCTACGAAAAACTCTACGGCATCAACAACCGCGAAAAATTTCGCATCAGGCTCTACAACGATGACGACTCATTCGTCCGCCTCGAAAAAAAGACCAAAGTAAACGCACTCACCTGCAAAATATCAGCTCCCGTCACCCGCGACCAGTGCGAAAAACTGCTTGTCGGCGACACCGACTGGATGAAAAATGCCGGTCACGCTCTTCTCACCGAACTTTATGCAAAAATGCGGTACGAACAGCTTCGTCCGAAAACTCTCGTCGACTACACCCGCGAACCGTTCACCTACGGGCCCGGCAATGTCAGAGTCACCCTTGACTCAAACATCACCACAGGCATCAGAACAACCGATCTCTTTGATCCGAAAATGCCGACCGTCTCAACCTACGGCGTCTCAGTCATCATTCTCGAAGTAAAGTACGACAACTACCTCCCTGACATCATCAGAAACATGATTCAGGTCGAAAACAGAAAGGCAACAGCCTTCTCCAAATACGCTGTTGCTAGAATGTTTGGATAA